The Ananas comosus cultivar F153 linkage group 4, ASM154086v1, whole genome shotgun sequence region GTAAAAGACCATCAAGTCAAATGATAAAATAAGTCAAACCCAAGAATTTTAAAGTTGcatgtaaaataatttcaaaatcataattcgTCTTTCTATTGAAAGCGGTTGTATTAAACAGAAAAAGATGAATCTCAGcatgtaaaatttgaattaatattaaatcATACTTATAAAAACTAACACACAAAATATTACCCACATAGAATAAGTCCTCTAGAAGTTTTATCTCTTAGCATTCTTTTTTTACAATGATTGATTGAGTTTTCTATTCAAAACAAAGTATAATAAATCACTCGTAAAAGGcacttaaattaaacaaattcaCTATGAGATCCCATAGGTAAAGATCAAATCCTAGATCgatataaagtaaatattcgggatttaaaaacaaaaaaaagaaaattatgattAGGGTTTTCCGTTTCCAATACTTACCTCCTCGATTCTTACATGATCGTGGTCCAATTAGCATCTGCTATCGAAAAAGTTGTTAGATTAGCTGCTTCTTCCAAAAGTCTGAAGAGATCGATGTAgaaagaaaccctagaagcGAATCGAGACCAAGGATGGAGATAGAGCTCcagcaacatcgaaaacgaaaAACGGCAGAAACAATGAGGCAGAGAAGAAGGCGTAGGGGCAGGGGGGATGGAGCATGAGGAGGCGGCGGGATGTACAATTAAAAATAGAAGAACACAAAGCTGTTGTTGTTTTAGCTTGCCTTTAATCCTGCCCCATTTTTTACTCTGTTAACCtgcaaaatattataaattagttCGCGCCGGAAAGtttaaatataaacagtttAAGTTTTCAAAGAAAATTATCTCTGTTATTTGTTTCTAAATCATCAAAATCGAATTTACAAACTAAGTTTACAGAAAAAACAGGTCGTTAAATTTACATTACTGAGACTGCTATAAGCATTCGGCGAGTGACGTTCATGGGGATGCTTATTGGGTGGCGGCAGTCAGCAAGACTGTGCAATTTTCCAGTGAACCCCACTGCGGCGATGGTGTCATTATAATAGGGGAGTtgaggaagaaaaggaaactAACACAGAAAACATTACCTATATAGAATGAGTTCATATGCTTTCTTCAGGGTTCCGCCCACCCCTTGGGAGGGTCATTCAACACCAAATTTGTGCCATATGCCCTTATGACGACCTTCCTCCCCACGCTCGTGTACGACGGCATGGAGATCACAATCTTGTACCTTTTCAGAGCCGCCATAAATGATATACCGATCCTTATGTTTCCCCATGTTGGCTTGATCAACATCATCTTCTCCAAACTCGCCGATTCCTCTCTCTCAATAGGTTTTTTCATATCACCCAATTTACGACAAAAAAgacaaaattctaaaaataaaaaaaaaaaacttaagcatAATCACCGTTAATGGAGGATCGAAATCCTAGCAACAAATCTAATACAAACCATAATAGAGAAATCTAATGCAAAAGACCCAAGTCTTGAAGCCTTAATTGACTAAAACATATTATAACATAAATCTAAATAATGAAGATATAGAGAGAAAGGAATGGGCAAGGAGCAAAACCTTAGAGTTTGGAGAAGAATTGGAGAGTCGCAGTATTCATTGAAGCCTCAAAAGCGCGGCATCGAAGGCGACAGAGGAGCCTAGCGTTTTGACAGAGCACACGGGCTCCCTCCCCTCGCCTCTTCCACGACCTTCCCCTCgcctccctcttcttcctcttctccttctccactctctctcttgGCCTTTTCACCCTCTTCGACGGCCTATGGTAGCGTCGCAAAGGCGAAGGAGGTGAGAATGCAGAGGCGGAGATGGAGGCTCCTATCCGAGTGGGAGAGGCGGCGAAGGCGAGAAATCTAGGATCACAATTAGGGTCGGCGGAGTGTGAGATGAGGGTGAGGGCTACGGTGAGGGCTACGAAGAGTCGGAGTTAAAAACGATGCCACCGTTTCGCGGTGTGGTGGACTCACACGAACCGTTTTGCTGTGGGGTGGATTCGTCTGTCCATTAATTAAGCATTAGGctgataataaatatataagatgGGTCCCATATCTATAAggtttaagtaaaaatttgacACGTGAATTTTCCCACGGGGATTAATATAAGTTTATAGAAGATTAGTACATTTTTTACCAGTTATTAAATAGAAACCATAAGGAAAGGCTGTAAAGTACTTTTTCTGAGACAACATAATgcattttagtaaaaaaaaaaaaaaaaaaaaaatattgataatgAATGCTATGCACCTTGTATTACGGAGAAGAGCCCAATACTATTTTATCATACTATAAAAAGAGGAAGAAtccaaaaggaagaagaaaaagatagagAAGTTGAAGAAGACGATGCGAAAGATGCAGACAGGAAAAAGAAGCACCATCCAGCCAAGTCCCTGTACTACAccaaaattttgcactatttacactgatatattatactatttcaaaagaattaatttcatacatgtctcTATAAgtatagtaaaataataaatatatttatataaagttcaattttcatatattgttattataaaaattttgatgttttcaaatatactccggTCATTagaattcattagaaaaatttaatcatAGTTAGTTTTTAACActtttatttctattatattatactgttctgatatttggagggacatatttgtgatggcaaaattaaaaatataaatagttttctaacggtaacaaactagaagaatatatttgaaaatatagaaacttttgtagagacaaaatatgaaaattgaactttatataaaaatatttgccattcaatatatttacaaggacctgtatgaaattaatcatttaaaaattattaaactatttgTTGCCGTTTTCATATATTTAGTTGTCTGATTTTATTGTCTACcgtttttttccaaaataatttcaaacaGTAAACAACGAGAAGagaatcaaaattcaaaattggtgTCGCTGCCAGCAACTTGTGTTGGTTCTGACcatagttaattaattcaaattggACAAAACTTCGGTACagatataattcaaataaaattcgtatgttaatttttaaattcgttgaaaaatacggtttaAAAAACGGGTTTgacaattattcggatacacaatttatatgaaaattatacgttcaccaactagaaattcggaataaaaaataCTGACTATTAccaaccgtctctagagcaagtggcaaagggcttgatagttggtacccgagacccaggTTCGAATCCTGGTtgatacctatctctcaaaaaaaaaaaatttctgactATTAAACTAAGCCTTTTCTCTATATTTATGctaaaaagaataattataaattcttaagaatataaaaatagaaagctataaaataaagtatattaaataggaaaaacttcaaaaaaaccctcatgtggtttcgtactttctcactttagtaccctgtggtttaaagtgtatcaatttggaGCCTtgcggtttcatttttatcttttcgacagctttttttgttaatatttcgttaaattatataaaaaaaacttcagatacccacctaggtttattaaatattcactttagtaccctttaattttaactttatcactaatttaagaaaaaaatagtgaaatttataatttaaaaagaaaaatgaaaccacatggcacaaaattgatacactttaaaccacagagtactaaagtgaaaaagtgcaaaaccacagggagagtttttgaagtttttcctattaaataaaaaaagcaatagtaaaatttattgcCGTctccattttcatttttttcataatcCACGTAATCCggaagttaataaaatttttcaataattcacaaataattcgacaataatttgtaaataattcagaaaaaaattttatccaaaattttTGTGCGTATTTTAGCCGAATAGGTTGGCATACAcaaattattcacgaataataaatctaatcCAAAAATTCGCgttttattctgattttttagaaataaatcgCATacgaattattttatttagattttcaataaacaaataatttgcgaatagtttgcgaattaactaactatatcCTATGTTTGGACAAAGGAGACGTACGCCCGCTAActtcgaaaattattttttattaatagccTTAGAAAATACTATAATGATAAAAATAGtcctgtaaaaaaattatttacagaATTAAATTATACGGTGAATGAATTACTACtttttaaatatgataaattattATTCACCACTCTTTTCATAGAATTCAATTTTTAGTGTTTAATATTATACATCTTTTACaatttaactataaaaaatatataaattaggataaaaacagtgaatcattcaccgtttttaaaaaataataaataattcacagcttttctacctatttttattaataaaaattttaaatacctatttttatatttaaaaaatttacaggCTCGGTAGCCCAAAAACTTCAACTTCAGACCTTAGCCTTGGTATGCGTAGATCAAATGTGCAGCCGTCTGTTTTACGTATTTTAGTCGCAGGCATTTTGGTTAGATTCTTGAAAATTCGGAGcaaatctacaaaatttaaaagagtTGCCCAAATTTacaatagtgcaaaattttaaaaaattttacagaatCTAGCAGCTATACAGAACCATGGTGTATTGACAGGAAACTCTGTTTGAGTTTTGCCACTGCAGCACAGTGCAGGAAAATCTCTAACCCAATGTTTAAATAGACGCAGGTGTAAAAAGGCAAATGCCCTCCGGAGCCTAGGCGTGAGGCGCACCGTGGAGGTGCAGCCTCAAGAAAGTAGTAGGCCGCACgcctaataaaaataaactaccCTTACCAAACAGTCTAAATAGAtgttttacattaaaaaaaaattcaaaataatcatacaaaaacaaaataatcctcaaaaagtaaagaaatcaCTTGTACAAATATTctcaaattagaaaaaaaaattacatttcaaCTTTCAGCTTAAAAGTGTTTGATGCTTTTTCCTTACTTCTTGATACTCCTGTTTGCTGCCACTGGGGGTGGAAGAGAGAACaactaattgattcacattttcagctaagtttatttttaaataaaataaacgaacgGATAGCATGATACCTAtcaatctcaaaaaaaaaaaaaaacgttcaaaaattttttttgtatatttcttaaaattttataatatattgaaaaaactTAAAGAccccaaaattcaaattctatacCCATTAAACGTAAATATCACAAGGTGCAGACGCTGAGGCGCGCATTTTGCAAACACTGCTCTAACCTCTCCCAAAGGTTCCCCGAGAGCTCTCTCAGATCTTTGTACCTCCACCAtgaatctcttcttttttttattcatttttcccAGAGGAAGtactatttatatatcaatttttatttgtatatcaACAATTGTATATCTTACACTCCCACATACTATGATTTGAACAAACCCCATTATTGAGAAAGAGTTGGTCCTTGAAAAAAGAACCATACGTgaggggaggaaaaaaaaagaagcaaatacACGAAATTATGGCCTAGCCTCataaatgaaaacaaaaaaatctccATTGCCTAGAAGATTGAAAGAGTGGTAATACAGGGTTTGTTTGGatgtaataaaaagaattaCCAGAGGATAAAGAAAAGTATGGAATTGACATAGTGCACTTCAATAAACAGCATGTCCTCTTCAGCAGACAAAAGAAAcgcaaataaaatataacttgaAGTTGAGGATAACAATGTCCTGCAGGGAATGCTAACTTTGAGAATAACAACAtatgagtttaaaaaaaaaaaacacattaggaaaaatgtacaaagacgCCGTGAACTAAATTTAGCTCTTTTGTAAATAGGCGCCCCAAATAGGCATATGAACTATTAGTTTTGGCAATTAGACGGGCTAAACTTTATGAAATAGCTCAATAAGCCCCCCAATTCAATCAAAGTTACTAATTACAGAGCTGTTTTGATTGCACATCTTGCACATAATCTTATAAGACTTCAAAATGtaaagaaacttttttttaattccagtTTTGATAATTAAGCAAAAGGATTGAAAAGTAGTGTGAACATACCTTCGACTTTTGTTGCTTTTCTTTTATATGttagaataaaagaaataaatttatttgttttttgaaaatttaaaaaattagatgcaAGAGATACAATCAAAACAGCTGAGCAATTAGCAAGTATAATTGAGAAGAGGAGACTGTTGAACTATTTGACAAAGTTTAGAAAGTCTACTTGCCGAAATTGAAAGTTCAAGCACATATTTGCAGAAGTGCTAAAGTTCAAGGagtctccatatattttttttcccaaagaTAGGTTATTAAATAAGTGACCAATAGCCTAAAAGGGCTTGTAATGCAATCTACGAACATGGAGGAGTAGAAATTTCATTATGTTCCTATAGCTGCCTCAGAAAAGAGTGACAATTGTGCCCGAACTACTAAGGTTAATGAAAATCAAAGTGATCCTGATTTCATAAATATATGTTTCTTCTATCATCTTTACAAGTGGAAGTAAGTTTCCCTAACAAGATCAAAGATACTGGCAAAGAGCCAAACCAAATGGACATAAGTATTTGCCTGCCTATTTACCACAAGCTAAAGTGATTGGGTAAAAAAAAACATGGATGAAGCACCGGTGATTAAGTTAAGCAAATGGTATTGTGCCGAACTGCTAATGAAAGAAATCACTCCCGACGTACCATCAAGCATTAAATAACGTGGCCAAGAAGTGAAGCCTTATTACTTCAAAACCTGCTCTCACAGGTACATATTATATGCTACTCCTAACTTTGAAATGCCGTGTTGAAATAAGCAGCAAGGCCAGAATGAACATGAGGAAATTAACTAAGGGGAGTGAAGCCAAATGTGCATGCAGCGATTACAGATCTCAGATTAGATTTCCTCAGAAATAAATGGTCTTTTTGCAAACTGGTTTGCAGTTTAAAACTTGCTATGAGATTTTCCGAACAAGATAAGAACTCCGATACAAGAAGATAACAAGTTAATGTACAAAACCAGTATGAGAAGCTTAAAACCACAAAACAGTTGCGACTTAGAAATGGCGCCACGGACAGCCTAAATAGCCAAGAATTATGCCGAGAGGGCGAGTAGTTTGGGGTTTTGATCTGTTGGTTTTGACGGCACTGCTAATCAACAGAAGTCGGCAATCTTAACTCAACCTTAATCAATTAAGACTCAACCTATCACTTTCATCattcttttattcttaataaaCAACCATTACATAGATGATTTGGAACACAAAAGAAAACATCTACTCCTCCTCCATCTTCTAGTGGACTGCGGAAATTATATCGTGATATCTTTTATGGAAACAAAGAGAACAGTTTCCCCTCACTGCAGTAAACATAGGAATTGCATGCAAGAAATCACAAATTCGACAAAACCAAACAATAATTAGCACCCAGTAACCACTCCTTTAACACTCAATCATCTTACACTAGCATGGTCGATAGATAGCTAGACATGGCGATAATCGATGGGAGTAACATCACAGGAAGATCGGAGAGATACCGAAGGGGGCGAATGCGATCAGAAGACGATGCGGAACTGGggggcgtcgtcgccggcggcgGGGAGGATCTCCCAGCGGCAGGGCTCGAGGTCGTCGGAGACGGGGCAGTAGCCGGCCACCGTCACGCGGTcgcccgacgccgccgccgacccgAACTCGAACACCGTGACGTCCGCCGGCCGCCGCGGCACCTCCACCGCCCCGTGCAATCCCGgaacctcctccgccgccgccggcgctcCGTCGGGCTTCCCGCCTCGACCGCTCGCGGGGGCGttcggcgccgccgcccccggcgccggcggcggagaggagggCCCGCCCTTCCACCACGACAGCATCCCCATGGACGcggatagagagggagagagagaatgggttCCTCtagattttagggttttgaaTTGCAGTCCGGCTCCGAAGAGATATAACTCTCTCGCTTGCTTATTGCAAGTCggcaggattttttttttttttcttataatagAGCAaattttaggccaatttgcataaaaaattcacaagttttgaaatttttttttaattttgcagattcaagctgaattttttaccatttgacgaaaatacttttattccttttctttctctcccttcttttttctctctctcctttttctttcttcgctATGTTCAACCCCCCTGCCCCTCCTCCTTCGCCCCCGCCTCCCCCGCCTCCttcgccgccgacgccgacgacgaTGTCCTCTGCGTCGGCGTCATCGTCGTCGAGCTCCCGCGTCCCCGCACGATACAGGGTCGCACGCACGATATAGGGATCGCTCGCGCTCGTGCTCGTTTTCGTGCtcgaataaaagaaaaaaaaaaaaagagagaaagaaaaggaataagggtattttcgtTCGATGGCAAAAAATtcggcccgaatctgcaaaattgaaaaaggtggcccagttttgcaaaagctcaaaatttgtgaatttttaatgcaaattggcctaaatttatgtaaatactaattttttcacttttctctcttatttttaaaagggtaaattacaccattagtccccaacctttttccaaattttcatctaggtccctaaccttttttttgtcatttaagTCCCCAATTGCaataaattattgcaattgGGTCCTACCGTCTATATTTCTATCATCATTGATGGAAATTGACACGTAGGCGCCAGCACAGTGTACATTTGGCAActatggaataaaaaaataatccacgTGGGACAACCCACTTTTAAAGCACCTGCATAGTAAAGTAGatagagaaataaaaattaccCACTTTCTAAGCACCTGCATAGTAAAGTAGAAAGAGAACtaaaaattggggcttttgtccaATCTTGCATTaaggttttactttttttttcccaatccATAAATTGAAGCCCATCATAAACGACGACAACCACGACAAGGGGGACGAGTCCAAGATCTGCTCTTGCATAGAGTGTGGATCTTCTTGAGCATGAAGTATAATTAGAAGGAAGAAGACAAAAAAAGGGTACAAAATGTGGGTTTTAAGAAAGAGGGGTGACCCACAACTTGAGTAtaataagttttatttttttatttttttatctttgtgATCCCAACAGAGCTAGtgactaattttttattaccctttctatacatatattttattgcaaaatattttttttttgtattcttttgCATTGAGCACAACAAAagttgataataatttttaattaattaatttattttattttatttttgtatgtatGTTCTACAGCACAAGACAGTGATTATTTTAGTATAGAGTATTACCATGACGGTACTTTTGTGCAAGCACCATTAAAAAGTTATATTGGTGGTAGTGTTGACTACTTTGATCTATGTGAGTCTGATGAAATATTTTTGTTAGAACTAGATGATATGGGAGAGAAGTTGGGATATGTTGGTAACCATGATTTTttttggaaacaaaaaaaaaagaatttagatGATAACTTTATTCATATTAAGAGTGACAAAGAGTTACTTGGTGCAATTGACAAGCTTTGTTGGGAGGATTTGTTACAAATATATGCTGTTAAGAAAAGGTTCGGTGAGAGCATAAATTCTTCCAAAGATGTGGATGAAGTTGGTAGTGCAGATGATATTCCTACCATGGAGGAGATTTTAGCTGATATTGGATTTAATGACTCTGAAAAGAGTTTAGATGCAAATGATGAGGAATGGGCTCCTAGTGATGATGAGAACAATGATAAAGAATCTGACAAAGGTTTTAGAATTGCTAGTAAAAGGCATAACAAGTTAACCAAAAAAACTATTGAGATAGAAAATGAATGTAATGAAGAACTTTAACAGTGAATATGAAATTTCAGATGATGAAGACTCACATGAGGTcaatgtaaaaattaataatagagATAAGACTGCAGAGAAAAGACATATTGATGTTGAGATTGAGATAGATGATAAAGGGGAGCATAATGAGGTGTCATCAGATTATGATTCAGAAGACGACTTAAAAAGCTTATCAAGTGACAGTGAAGAtggaaaaaaaagcaaatatttTCAGAGTTTCATGCAGAATCTGACATGAAGGATCTAGAATTTCAAGTGGGAATGAGGTTCCAATCTTTCAATGAACTCAAAGAAGCAATAAGACAATACTCAATTAAtaatagattcaaaattaaatttgcaaaGAATGACAAAAGAAGAGTCAGGGCAGTATGTAAGGAAGGATGTGATTGGTTTATTTATGCAACTGTCATGCAAAGTGAGCCAACAGTACAAGTTAAGTCATACCAACCCAAGCATCAATGTTCCAAGGATTTTGTAAATAAGCAGGTAACATCTACTTGGTTGGCTAAACATTACTTAGAAAGGATCAAGTATGACCCTTCTTGGAAACTACATGCCTTTCAAGATGTAATCAAGAGTGAATTGTGTGTGAATGTCTCCATAGCAAAGTGCTTCAGAGCAAAAAGAAGggcattaaaaattattgaggtTATTGATACTGAACAATATGACAAATTATCTGATTATTGTGCAGAGATACGAAAGACTAACCCAGGTTCAAGACTGATGCTAAATCTAAGCAATCTTATCTTTCAAAGGATGTTCATCTGCCTAGATGCTTGCAAAAAAGGATTTCAAGCTGGTTGTAGGCCTATTATTAGTGTTGATGGATGCTTTTTGAAAGGAAAATATCATGGACGGCTCCTTGTAGCAGTTGGCATTGATGCAAATGATTGCATCTTTCCAATAGCATATGCTATAGTGGAAGTTGAATCAACAGATACATGGTCTTGGTTCTTTCAGTTGTTGGCGGAAGAGCTTAACATTTGGAACTCCTATACATGGACTTTTATGTCAGATAGACAAAAGGTAATTTTATTATACCATATGCTTGTTTATCCAAAGTAATTACTTTCCAAATtaatagatatttatttatGCCAAGATTAGGATACTCTATTTCTATTTATACTTGTTTATccaaagtaattaatttatatactaATAGATATTTGTTTTTTGACAGGGTTTGATTCAATCAGTGGAAACTCTTTTTCCTAATGCAGACCACAGATTCTGTGTAAGATACTTGTATAGTAATTTTAGTACACAATTCAAAGAAAAGTTCTTAAAAGACTCTCTTTGGAGTGCTGCTAGGAGTAGCTATATAGAGGAGTGGGAAAAATACATGACTATTATTGTTGAAATCAACAAGGAGGCATATAATTGGGTGAAGAAACTCTCTCCAAGATGTTGGACAAGATCATACTTTAGTGAGTTTCCTAAATGTGGTTTGCTTTTGAATAATTGTGTGTGTTTCAACAAATTCATTCTAGATGCTAAGGGCAAATCAATCCTCACTTTGGTTGAGATGATTAGATGTAAATTGATGAGAAGAATCtgtaagaaaagagaagaaattaaGAAGTTGAAAGGTCCAATATgtccaaaaattcaaaagaagCTTGAGAAGATAAAAACTGAGTCTGCTACATGTTGGCCAATTGCTTCAGGTGGGCCTATGTTCCAAATAGGTGCACCTAATGGACAATTTGTTGTTGACATAGAGAAGTATACATGTAGTTGTAGAAAGTGGCAATTGAGTGGGATTCCATGCTCGCATGCATGCTCAACAATATTTCACAATCTAGATCAACCAGAGAAATTTGTCCATGAATGCTATAGCATAGAGACCTACAAGCATATCTATAGCGAAGTCATCAAGCCAATAAATGGGCAGTTGATGTGGCCAAAGACAAGGCACCCAAAAGTGATGCCTCCAACAATTCATAAGCAACCTGGAAggccaaaaaagaaagaaagagagaagccgatgaagtaaataatttaacaaaattaaacagACGAGGGATGCAGATGACTTGTAGAAAATGTGGACAAACATGTCATAACAAAAAGACTTGTACAATTATAGATCAACCAGTCAAGGTGAGTAACGATACTAATATGACCATTGATCCAAGCCAAAAAGTGCATACTGTGAGGAAAAGAAAACTTTTTGTGAGTAATTACATCAATTTAGTTTTATTGTTTATGTTATACATTAATATAGTTGCATTATTTACTTTAaacattaatatatttttgtgagAAAAATTCTTGTTTACATTAATATAGTTGTGCAAGCTGTGTTATATATGCCATGTAAAACTAATGCGTTATATTTATTCATTTAGGTAAGGAGGCGACCTACTCCAAAGACGGTATCCAAAGAAGAACTAGCTCAACCTGCTCATGAGGCACAATCTGCACAACAACCATCAATTTGCACACCATCAATTAGTAGATGGATGCCTAATATAAATTTAGTCTAATTAAAGATATCCTACTAATGAATTTCAATTTTTGATGTAAATACATCACTAAACTTATTCTTTGATACAGGAAAAAAGAGCTTTTGACTCTCAAACTCCCACCACATTACCAGACTCACAGGCCACTAGTAGCAGATCCATTCAGGTCTAACTATAGtataaatttcattatttttcttaaattatactattttactTATAACATACTTAAAGTACTCATTACTCAAATATGAAATCCTAACCTAGGTCCAAACTAGTAGAGGACAAGCAATATTTCAGACATATAGGCATCAACCAGGGAGGAGCCAAGTTGGGAGCCAAGTTGCGAGAGGGCCAATAAGTGTGCAACCTGGAAGAGGACAAATAAATGTGCAAATTGGGAGAGTACAAGCATGGCGTCAAGCAGGGAGAGGACAAGCATGGTTTCCAACTGGGAGAGGTCGTGCTTGCTTGAATCCGATAGTTAATTCTCAACCAAGTAATCAACAAAGAAGAGTGCAGGTTGTTAGATGGATGCCCACCAAAACAAAACACTTCATATCCTACTACCCAACCAGAGAACAAGACAAGTGAAGGCAATTAGAAGTTTATATTCTCAACAAACATGATCCTTTTGGTTCATTTTGTATTGTGAATTTTATGCCATTTTGGTGATATAAgtattatttcttttaagaTCCAACTGATAGTTTGTGACAAGTAAACAATATGGTTAATATAAGAGGCAATGGTGATACTTCCATTATCTTTAATGACTTGGTTGAACAATATAAACATTGTTAATTTTGGCTTTTAAATGTTGTTTCCTTTGTTATTTTGATACATGTTGCGATGATGTTATGGTTGGTGTACAGTTTTAATGCTTTCTTGCATGGTACTATATTGTTCAATTGTTTGAGATA contains the following coding sequences:
- the LOC109709710 gene encoding uncharacterized protein LOC109709710 is translated as MGMLSWWKGGPSSPPPAPGAAAPNAPASGRGGKPDGAPAAAEEVPGLHGAVEVPRRPADVTVFEFGSAAASGDRVTVAGYCPVSDDLEPCRWEILPAAGDDAPQFRIVF
- the LOC109709617 gene encoding uncharacterized protein LOC109709617; amino-acid sequence: MKDLEFQVGMRFQSFNELKEAIRQYSINNRFKIKFAKNDKRRVRAVCKEGCDWFIYATVMQSEPTVQVKSYQPKHQCSKDFVNKQVTSTWLAKHYLERIKYDPSWKLHAFQDVIKSELCVNVSIAKCFRAKRRALKIIEVIDTEQYDKLSDYCAEIRKTNPGSRLMLNLSNLIFQRMFICLDACKKGFQAGCRPIISVDGCFLKGKYHGRLLVAVGIDANDCIFPIAYAIVEVESTDTWSWFFQLLAEELNIWNSYTWTFMSDRQKGLIQSVETLFPNADHRFCVRRRPTPKTVSKEELAQPAHEAQSAQQPSICTPSISRWMPNINLV